A region of Malaciobacter marinus DNA encodes the following proteins:
- a CDS encoding response regulator transcription factor, with product MNILLLEDDLILNEIITEYLENKDFEVTSTYDGEDALSYLFSNIYDLLLLDVNVPNINGFEILKRLRDEGITTPSIFITSLNQIDDLKKGFDVGCNDYIKKPFELEELGLRIENIKKIFNINANILQIEENITFNTQDLILNNDGIIHHLPQKEAKILIYLVNNANKIIPHEELISNVWGYEDTPSSSTLRTYIKNLRKILSDEYIQTKKGVGYSFNKK from the coding sequence ATGAATATACTATTATTAGAAGACGACCTTATATTAAATGAAATAATCACAGAATATCTTGAAAATAAAGATTTTGAAGTAACTTCAACTTATGATGGAGAAGACGCATTATCATATCTATTTTCAAATATCTATGATTTATTACTTTTAGATGTAAATGTACCAAATATAAATGGTTTTGAAATTTTAAAAAGATTAAGAGATGAGGGTATTACAACTCCATCTATTTTTATTACTTCACTAAATCAAATTGATGATTTGAAAAAAGGCTTTGATGTAGGTTGCAATGACTATATCAAAAAACCCTTTGAACTTGAAGAGTTAGGATTAAGAATTGAAAATATAAAAAAAATATTTAATATAAATGCAAATATTTTACAAATTGAAGAGAATATTACTTTTAATACTCAAGATTTAATTTTAAATAATGATGGTATTATTCATCATCTTCCACAAAAAGAGGCTAAGATACTTATTTATTTAGTAAATAATGCAAATAAAATAATACCCCATGAAGAGTTGATATCTAATGTTTGGGGATATGAAGATACTCCTAGTTCTTCAACACTTAGAACATATATAAAAAATCTTCGTAAAATTTTAAGTGATGAGTATATACAAACAAAAAAAGGAGTTGGTTATAGTTTTAACAAGAAGTGA